A single region of the Microthrixaceae bacterium genome encodes:
- a CDS encoding DUF2786 domain-containing protein, giving the protein MAQLRDSDARLDTIRALLAKADATTFEAEAEAFTAKATELMARYAIDAAMLWSGESEADREVPDEIHLTLLRPFTAQKSILVAGVASAFGCQALRLRRGGQGGEVISVVGFPSDLTLVETLITSLLVQLSTAMVHSPDQPRSATSSQVSSWRRSFISAFADTVIRRLIQDRRGAMDAVANQADGPSTNQGPSERGAAGSRSIDLVLADRADAVHTDFRRRYPNIRTSRVSAGTSRSGHRAGTAAGNRADIGHTRLGARPALPGRRASP; this is encoded by the coding sequence ATGGCCCAACTCCGCGACTCCGATGCCCGACTCGACACCATCCGCGCGTTGTTGGCCAAGGCCGACGCCACGACCTTCGAAGCCGAGGCCGAGGCGTTCACCGCCAAGGCCACCGAACTCATGGCGCGCTATGCGATCGATGCGGCGATGCTGTGGTCTGGCGAAAGCGAGGCTGATCGTGAGGTCCCCGATGAGATCCACCTCACGCTGTTGCGCCCGTTCACCGCTCAGAAGTCGATTCTCGTCGCCGGCGTGGCCTCGGCCTTCGGGTGCCAAGCTCTTCGATTGCGACGAGGGGGGCAAGGCGGCGAAGTGATTTCAGTCGTCGGCTTTCCATCCGACCTCACCCTCGTCGAGACCCTGATCACCAGCTTGTTGGTCCAACTCTCGACCGCGATGGTCCACTCCCCCGACCAGCCGCGATCGGCGACATCCAGCCAGGTGTCGAGCTGGCGACGCAGCTTCATCTCCGCGTTCGCCGACACCGTGATCCGCCGCCTGATCCAGGACCGTCGCGGGGCGATGGACGCGGTCGCGAACCAAGCCGACGGCCCGTCCACCAACCAAGGTCCGAGCGAACGTGGGGCCGCCGGTAGCCGTTCGATCGATCTCGTGCTCGCCGACCGCGCCGACGCTGTCCACACCGACTTTCGGCGCCGATACCCGAACATCCGCACGTCACGGGTCAGCGCGGGTACCTCGCGGTCCGGACATCGGGCCGGCACCGCGGCGGGCAACCGCGCCGACATCGGCCACACTCGTCTCGGAGCACGCCCCGCCCTCCCCGGGCGAAGAGCCTCCCCGTGA
- a CDS encoding phosphoribosyltransferase, translating into MEAVTTGPREDLDYATFGVAVREVSQQVVDSGYQPDWIVAIARGGLLIGGAVSYALSCKNIGVVNVEFYSDVDERLDVPVMLPPALNLADLADTKLLIVDDVADTGETLKLVVDTCAPVVAEIRSLVIYEKPRSLLSPDYVWKRTDDWINFPWSSEPPLR; encoded by the coding sequence ATGGAAGCAGTCACGACCGGCCCACGCGAGGACCTCGACTACGCGACCTTCGGCGTCGCGGTTCGTGAGGTGAGCCAGCAGGTCGTCGACAGCGGATATCAACCCGACTGGATCGTTGCGATCGCCCGAGGAGGCCTGCTCATCGGTGGGGCCGTGTCGTACGCGTTGAGCTGCAAGAACATCGGCGTGGTCAACGTCGAGTTCTACTCCGATGTCGACGAGCGCCTCGACGTGCCCGTCATGTTGCCGCCAGCGCTGAACCTCGCGGATCTCGCGGACACCAAGTTGCTCATCGTCGACGACGTGGCAGACACCGGCGAAACCCTCAAGCTCGTCGTCGACACCTGCGCACCGGTCGTCGCGGAGATCCGATCCCTGGTGATCTACGAGAAGCCTCGGTCGCTGCTGTCGCCCGACTACGTCTGGAAGCGCACCGACGACTGGATCAATTTCCCGTGGTCGAGCGAACCACCGCTGCGATGA